The following proteins are co-located in the Candidatus Latescibacter sp. genome:
- a CDS encoding class I SAM-dependent rRNA methyltransferase has product MLTEKSMLKPAGVIIKPGKDKSIRNRNPWVFSGAVERIEGLERNGQSCEIFSAQGDFLAVGYVNPDSKIISRVLAWERISPDYDFLEKRLRRALAFREHILDDRTNACRLVNSEGDFLPGLVVDRYGGGIVIQILTAGMEMWREELIDILERLAAPSFVVERSDTSSRREEGLEERIEVIKGTAPKPAVEILENGLRYKVDILRGQKTGFYLDQRDSRRRLGRYVSGKRVLNLFSYTGGFTAAAASSGASHVTSVDTSAPALELLKENMALNGLENIPGDVIRADVYRYLNTAEGSWDVIVLDPPAFASKKAQVEQAARGYKDLNMRALRKINSGGILATFSCSHHISPTLFRQIVYAAVTDSGRQAQVIAQTAHPADHPTDVCHREGEYLKGLFLRVID; this is encoded by the coding sequence ATGCTAACTGAAAAATCCATGCTCAAGCCAGCCGGAGTGATCATCAAACCGGGGAAAGACAAATCCATTCGTAACCGCAATCCCTGGGTGTTTTCAGGCGCTGTTGAACGGATCGAGGGGCTGGAGCGGAACGGACAGTCCTGTGAGATTTTCTCCGCCCAAGGAGATTTCCTCGCAGTAGGATATGTAAACCCAGATTCGAAGATCATCTCACGGGTGCTGGCCTGGGAGCGCATATCTCCGGACTATGATTTTCTGGAGAAAAGACTCCGGAGAGCGCTGGCCTTCCGTGAACATATCCTTGATGACAGAACGAACGCCTGCCGCCTGGTGAATTCCGAGGGGGATTTCCTGCCGGGGCTGGTTGTGGACCGTTATGGCGGCGGCATAGTAATCCAGATACTCACCGCGGGTATGGAGATGTGGCGCGAGGAGCTGATAGATATTCTGGAGCGCCTTGCCGCCCCTTCTTTTGTGGTGGAGCGATCGGATACCTCTTCACGGCGGGAAGAGGGGCTGGAAGAGCGTATTGAAGTCATTAAGGGAACGGCGCCAAAACCTGCGGTGGAGATTCTGGAGAATGGGCTCCGCTATAAAGTGGATATACTTCGCGGTCAGAAAACAGGGTTTTACCTCGATCAGCGCGACTCGCGGCGCCGTCTCGGCCGGTATGTTTCCGGGAAGAGGGTACTGAATCTCTTTTCCTATACCGGGGGGTTCACTGCGGCGGCGGCGTCTTCCGGAGCATCCCATGTAACCTCGGTGGATACTTCCGCCCCGGCGCTTGAACTGCTGAAAGAGAATATGGCCTTGAACGGGCTGGAAAACATCCCCGGCGACGTTATCCGGGCCGATGTGTACCGGTATCTGAATACTGCGGAAGGATCATGGGATGTCATTGTGCTGGATCCGCCGGCATTTGCTTCAAAGAAAGCCCAGGTCGAGCAGGCGGCCCGCGGATACAAGGATTTGAATATGCGGGCGCTAAGGAAAATCAATTCCGGGGGGATCCTGGCCACTTTTTCCTGCTCACACCATATCAGCCCGACCCTTTTTCGCCAGATCGTCTATGCTGCGGTGACCGACTCCGGCCGTCAGGCCCAGGTGATCGCCCAGACGGCTCACCCGGCGGATCATCCGACCGAT